One region of Drosophila subobscura isolate 14011-0131.10 chromosome J, UCBerk_Dsub_1.0, whole genome shotgun sequence genomic DNA includes:
- the LOC117893204 gene encoding pericentrin isoform X4 translates to MNLYTLYGWITSLLRTHNGSVSNKAIESAEELPETSPATSPATSPATSRVTGKKHPEKRGEAATNVEVEFLPTLTFLFEQRPRKATAEEAQSQFTEEVQHAVSDADGEANYAYDFDNDNDSTHTYIISRSSLTAATCSSSSTPYAVTSTDTEELLRRQNNLSLTEEDQSSFSIEPPTSSMTIEMAEQHSAPTTATTTATTTATATATSCAEMAGATTTTTTTTTSSSIEEDIEEAIEISEVEEQLSSHVESLSGPAAYRRPKEQPGAKSLSSSNDDEEEGDAGAVADADAEQFRIDDSQLSGEELAQHFLTLNDESEADNVRHDVRSKVEVSLCSSNDDDLDISLPLGQSKPMHSRHEDEDEDEPDIVDQSLSNQSTTDDVSELAEEPVQARGEERSEAIMSASDAPETQVDEEPQLTEEKDHSMEEIVASNESIEVTYEADETANTSHKVDQITDLDEEQGQEASQTQDETVQNAVRPTAKVETLMLPMLQEPVVMENKAAKALDTLYLQPEPFKLTMLELDCDDVEDDDEESSLQLMKLRLMAMNQQILNDNGVKLSPTEADEQMNSSSSSNAEVKQMERLPLSEFSKDVLEDITEESERLLSLSTTIEEEREQGQEQDPPSLSPDESKKLLQQAAKGAEGSHSSLASYNMLKQLEAKVQELHSQLEMKDNCLASLNLQLEAVRRESCAGPASARDSSSMMTNSTEYRTLQEEFGGPTLDMYLEVSRRDEMIAKLTESLQHSMNVRGELQADAERLGGEVQNLRRQLHEAIDAVKRSSAVWPDQECNPGQRISEISMDLISESDDDLDRHFLTDNEERGSRSSKERQVPLHSLDDLGLQPLQPEWTPAFTKQIEQFQTYLLPQEQRLFLMVQRKFDDYLGQQLSIVREQCAQELKIARDQWESEKQSNQQSQQATHAREVEELRKYFEHKCAELEKQFSDDVFSHKSQHLAGDSSSECSEVDQLPEEAVAVAASSAKETSPRKRKRAELLLSPSHRQMTPCGLDSLGECRSSGQNDKEDIAELKIFYQTHMQDMKRDHELTVRKLSDRIKFYERSQGDDDYKPAVESPPRTCQGAGAAEVEGSKSAAPNISLIIIDEDELNFNNESQVVQRIIEEYERRLQEQLALARQDIANELERQIQNLLSENAVDDQHWPKELILLREKFTAKSQLEITQLNIKHADEMSRLKLEYEKQLNRRNKRHLTFDSSRDLEQVINERDGLRELSKSFRSVLCRLAKCVANCEEDLNATLSEEVQRLLLHSHNHSHSRSQEVGEELEQTLSSSLNNTRPLRLVPDVHSLLELVEDPSLVQFINSKSNEDNIEDFDLTDCLERLKSEATYLLQLSEDLHKQREHDSNDSLGEPEKQEHELCCEAEDGLKTTAAVQQQLLSKFVRTNSLNDQQLGVANRRKNSSSEGAKTHTSLPHDLQQHAGNASEISFQLVELKNRLIKSETDRQKLQQQLSNTIDRNAELGNELQALRDQLSQLNSLNHTDYNEGYGLGRMKSLQEQGLVQSSASFTALQDRARHLLSSSPGSQQDQLEQTRDSGNATVMLLQLIEDFCREGDKVVECSKKDREDLQSQYAQLEAQLRAANLQLSQSIDKKDRFEVELKASIDKIFVLREIISELETQVQTKSLNEHVLDEKTKQLEDYVSLQMSANDALQQEVHSLQKDIGEGYQSRIRLLEEKLQQGRPSAEQSLVLVQVAEKLRDIETTLEQKTKVLESLHNSNTTSNSASLSVTEDVSVHGGGSRPLTAVGSPSHSSLTVEGVERVTQMLDRHTRVEEAAIKRIRDLEMQLQQMRSGCVELQHERDSLQGRIDEQTLKISTLHTRLEEQRQRAEQLHRAGTSDLNTRVNELQGEVKNHIEQLAARDKQMATMRQQLQRSKEEITRLEAELTVLTKPDRTVVERLQVELQRKGDEICKLREKIRTEMINRLAVPDLMETMLADKNDEIDHLRDQLEAKERELRVAHENASQNSSPAAGPAEKQEASAKLSARTLSDIGSITEFPEPDVDRRAAMLSLSAPLQMGDGAGGFLHQTMETSKEAVANLTYKRTDDLSGFAAPYPINTFEHPHYFQATGITAQSSDGLTPGLVPRQINFSNLTEDSKLKTPSLLMRTPEMPKTTTPGDVQQLQKKLTELERQKEQQQSEMEAKLSDLEKQLQQKKEQWIRHDKTLRGHEESEERYRLRIESLESRILEAAAQEAAERQNLRMELNCVSAAHHQCEDAAAAGKRELEKLNSEVKKKAEHLQTALRRCADLELQVQTLERDLERLKHSENSSKQYSVDEIAQQVEKELNYSAQLDSSILKAIESEEENNLDKKQQQKEAQTEEEHSPGTGNGTDDENFTGERELLNQLEAFKTQLAVERDQCEALSKELLSEKQHSQDIQEQDVVIIEAMRKRLETALDAEEVLHKQLDQERERCERLQTQLTSLQRAESRRNSSLLSKSPGDSPRKSPRADFESELGERLRSEIKLLAAQNERERERSADAQRSSERERQRYEKELQERVAYCERLKQEMEKQARDKEAAEVELEHFNERLTLQASEIQSLEARLVTLQEAETRRANTRTRQHQENVNLHAEIHELKSKLLAAEAERDCLDQKVNHLRSDVGRSGHREAKLAEALAQANDRLAHSTDDTVPAQFLQKMKEINTLLAENTQENRQMAETVQYLVGERIALQRKCEELSGSGSGNVGELEERCRQLLGRYLRVESHRKALVYQKRYLKLTLEGYQASEQLALRTMAGDAPQRKSKKKFKTAALAIIAIQRIKYIGRIWLTGKRIVSKSVFTITQQRNSHGLNLNVPPPQSPLPVPNSNLPTKNIISERLGYAPISPPLVDFSTLQPIVLSPDYTLQEPAPSMPKNHNNQSSLPSLARLDWPTMQKPRRAHARHH, encoded by the exons ATGAATCTGTATACTCTATATGGCTGG ATCACTTCATTGCTGCGCACGCACAACGGCAGCGTCAGCAACAAGGCAATCGAGTCAGCCGAAGAGTTGCCAGAAACATCCCCAGCAACATCCCCGGCAACATCCCCAGCAACATCGCGCGTGACTGGAAAGAAACATCCAGAAAAACGAGGCGAAGCGGCAACAAATGTGGAAGTTGAGTTCTTACCCACGCTAACTTTTTTGTTCGAGCAGCGGCCGAGGAAGGCAACAGCTGAAGAGGCCCAATCGCAATTCACAGAGGAAGTGCAACATGCTGTCAGCGACGCTGATGGCGAGGCCAATTACGCATATGATTTTGATAACGATAACGACTCCACGCACACGTACATAATCTCTAGGAGCAGCTTGACGGCGGCCAcatgcagctccagcagcactcCGTACGCTGTCACATCAACAGACACCGAGGAACTATTAAGGCGGCAAAACAACCTCAGTCTCACGGAGGAGGACCAGTCCTCGTTTAGTATCGAGCCGCCCACCAGTTCCATGACAATTGAGATGGCCGAGCAACATTCGgccccaacaacagcaacaacgactgCAACAACGACAGCCACGGCCACAGCAACAAGCTGTGCAGAGATGGCAGGAGCTaccaccacaacaacgacgaccacgacaagcagcagcattgagGAGGACATCGAAGAGGCCATCGAGATCAGtgaggtggaggagcagctcaGCTCCCACGTCGAGTCTCTGTCAGGGCCGGCTGCATACCGCAGACCAAAGGAGCAACCGGGTGCCAAAAGTTTGAGTAGCAGCAATGATGACGAGGAGGAAGGGGATGCGGGTGCGgttgcggatgcggatgcggaacAGTTTCGCATAGATGATTCCCAGCTCTCGGGTGAAGAGTTGGCTCAGCACTTCCTTACGCTGAACGATGAGAGCGAAGCCGACAATGTACGTCACGATGTACGTTCCAAAGTAGAAGTTAGTCTTTGCTCCtcaaatgatgatgatttggACATAAGTCTGCCGCTGGGGCAGTCGAAACCAATGCACTCCCGCCACGAAgacgaagatgaagatgaaccAGATATCGTGGACCAGAGCCTGAGCAACCAAAGCACCACAGATGATGTCTCAGAGCTTGCTGAGGAGCCGGTTCAGGCTAGAGGCGAGGAGAGAAGCGAGGCCATTATGAGTGCAAGTGATGCACCGGAAACGCAGGTGGATGAGGAGCCTCAGCTAACCGAGGAGAAGGATCATTCAATGGAGGAGATCGTGGCCAGCAACGAGTCCATCGAGGTGACCTACGAAGCCGACGAGACTGCCAACACATCGCACAAAGTGGATCAGATAACGGATTTAGATGAGGAGCAAGGGCAGGAGGCGTCCCAGACGCAGGATGAGACGGTACAGAATGCGGTCAGACCCACAGCCAAAGTGGAAACGCTCATGCTGCCAATGCTCCAGGAGCCTGTAGTTATGGAGAACAAAGCTGCCAAAGCTTTGGACACTCTGTACCTTCAACCAGAGCCATTCAAGTTGACCATGCTGGAATTGGACTGCGATGATGTggaggacgatgatgaggaaAGTTCCCTGCAGCTGATGAAACTGCGCTTGATGGCCATGAATCAACAGATCCTCAACGACAATGGAGTCAAACTGTCACCCACAGAAGCGGACGAGCAAATGAATAGTAGCTCTAGCAGCAATGCGGAGGTCAAGCAAATGGAGCGATTGCCCCTGTCAGAGTTCAGCAAAGATGTGCTTGAGGATATAACCGAGGAGAGCGAGCGCCTGCTCTCCCTCAGCACCACTATCGAGGAGGAGCgagagcaggggcaggagcaggacccaCCATCCCTATCCCCCGATGAATCCAAAAAACTGCTTCAGCAGGCGGCCAAGGGAGCAGAAGGCAGTCATTCCAGTTTGGCGAGCTACAACATGCTGAAGCAGTTGGAGGCCAAAGTGCAGGAGCTGCACAGCCAGCTCGAGATGAAGGACAACTGCCTGGCCTCCCTAAatctgcagctggaggcggTTCGCCGCGAAAGCTGTGCGGGGCCAGCCTCTGCTCGAGATTCCAGCTCCATGATGACCAATTCCACGGAGTACCGAACACTGCAGGAAGAGTTCGGGGGCCCG ACGCTGGACATGTATCTGGAGGTGTCCCGCAGAGATGAGATGATTGCCAAGCTGACCGAATCACTGCAGCACTCGATGAACGTTCGCGGAgagctgcaggcagacgcagagCGCCTGGGAGGCGAGGTGCAGAATCTGCGCAGGCAGCTTCACGAGGCCATTGATGCAGTCAAGCGATCGAGTGCCGTGTGGCCAGATCAGGAATGCAATCCCGGCCAGCGCATTTCGGAAATATCCATGGATCTGATTAGCGAGAGCGACGACGACCTGGATCGACACTTTCTTACCGACAACGAGGAGCGAGGATCGCGCAGCTCCAAGGAGCGACAAGTTCCCCTTCATTCCCTCGACGACCTTGGCCTCCAACCCCTTCAGCCTGAGTGGACTCCGGCGTTCACCAAGCAGATAGAACAATTCCAAACCTACCTTCTGCCGCAAGAACAGCGGCTTTTCCTAATGGTCCAGCGCAAGTTCGACGACTACCTCGGCCAGCAGTTGAGCATTGTCCGCGAGCAGTGTGCGCAAGAGTTGAAGATTGCCCGTGATcagtgggagagcgagaagcAGAGTAATCAGCAGTCCCAGCAGGCTACACACGCAagggaggtggaggagctACGCAAGTATTTTGAACACAAGTGTGCCGAACTCGAGAAACAGTTCTCCGACGATGTCTTCTCACACAAATCCCAACACCTGGCTGGCGACAGCTCTTCGGAGTGCTCCGAGGTGGATCAACTGCCAGAGgaggccgtggccgtggctgcCTCCTCCGCCAAGGAGACGTCGCCGCGCAAGCGAAAACGGGCCGAGCTCTTGCTGAGTCCCAGTCACAGGCAAATGACACCCTGCGGATTAGATTCCCTGGGGGAGTGCAGGAGTTCAGGGCAGAATGACAAGGAA GACATAGCCGAGCTAAAGATATTCTACCAGACGCATATGCAGGATATGAAACGCGACCACGAGCTGACGGTGCGCAAGCTGAGCGATCGCATTAAGTTTTACGAGCGCAGCCAAGGTGACGACGACTATAAG CCTGCTGTCGAATCTCCGCCACGTACCTGTCAAGGTGCGGGAGCGGCAGAGGTGGAGGGTTCGAAGTCAGCAGCACCCAACATCTCGCTCATCATCATTGACGAGGATGAGCTGAATTTCAACAACGAGTCTCAGGTTGTTCAGCGCATTATCGAGGAGTACGAAAGGCGATTGCAGGAGCAATTGGCGTTAGCCCGCCAGGATATTGCCAACGAACTGGAGCGGCAAATACAG AACCTGCTATCTGAGAACGCTGTGGATGATCAGCACTGGCCCAAGGAGCTGATCTTGCTGCGGGAGAAATTTACGGCCAAAAGTCAACTGGAGATCACTCAGCTGAATATCAAACATGCCGATGAG ATGTCGCGCCTGAAACTGGAGTACGAGAAACAGCTGAATCGCAGGAACAAACGCCACTTGACCTTCGACTCGAGCCGTGACCTAGAGCAGGTGATCAACGAGCGCGATGGACTTCGGGAGTTGTCGAAGAGCTTCCGCAGCGTGCTCTGCCGGCTGGCCAAGTGCGTGGCCAACTGTGAGGAGGATCTGAATGCCACGCTGTCTGAGGAAGTGCAACGTCTGCTGCTCCACAGTCACaatcacagtcacagtcgcagtcagGAAGTCGGCGAAGAGTTGGAGCAGACGCTGAGCAGCTCCCTGAACAATACGCGGCCTCTGCGTCTGGTCCCGGATGTACATAGTCTGCTAGAGTTGGTGGAGGATCCCAGTCTGGTGCAGTTCATTAATAGCAAGAGCAACGAAGACAACATAGAGGACTTCGACCTGACCGACTGTCTGGAGCGCCTGAAATCAGAGGCCACCTATCTGCTGCAACTCTCGGAGGACCTGCACAAGCAACGGGAGCACGATTCCAACGATTCCCTGGGAGAGCCGGAGAAGCAGGAGCATGAACTGTGCTGCGAGGCGGAGGATGGCCTCAAGACAACGGCTgctgtgcagcagcaattgctcTCCAAGTTCGTGCGCACCAACTCCCTCAACGACCAGCAGCTGGGTGTGGCCAATCGGCGGAAGAACAGCAGCTCGGAGGGGGCAAAGACGCACACCTCCCTGCCGCAcgatctgcagcagcacgcGGGCAACGCCTCAGAGATCTCCTTCCAACTGGTGGAGCTGAAGAACCGCTTGATCAAATCGGAAACTGATCGacagaaactgcagcagcagttgagcAACACCATCGATCGCAATGCAGAGCTGGGAAATGAGCTGCAGGCCCTGCGCGATCAACTTTCGCAGTTGAACTCGCTCAACCACACGGATTATAATGAGGGCTACGGCTTGGGGCGGATGAAAAGCCTCCAGGAGCAGGGCCTAGTCCAGTCGTCGGCCAGCTTTACTGCATTGCAGGACCGGGCCCGTCACCTGCTCTCCTCGTCGCCCGGCAGCCAACAGGATCAGCTGGAGCAGACTCGTGACTCGGGGAATGCCACCgtcatgctgctgcagctgatcgAAGACTTTTGCCGCGAGGGCGACAAGGTGGTGGAGTGCAGCAAGAAGGATCGAGAAGATCTTCAGTCACAG TACGCCCAATTGGAGGCCCAACTGCGTGCGGCAAACCTACAGCTGAGCCAGTCGATCGACAAGAAAGATAGGTTCGAGGTTGAGCTGAAGGCATCCATTGATAAAATTTTTGTGCTGCGCGAGATCATCTCGGAGCTGGAGACCCAAGTGCAGACCAAGTCACTGAACGAGCACGTGCTGGACGAGAAGACGAAACAGCTGGAGGACTATGTCAGCCTCCAGATGAGCGCCAACGATGCCTTGCAGCAGGAGGTCCACAGCCTCCAGAAGGACATCGGCGAGGGCTATCAGTCTCGGATTCGCCTGCtggaggagaagctgcagcagggcaggCCATCTGCAGAACAGAGCCTTGTCCTCGTACAAGTGGCTGAGAAGCTGCGGGACATTGAAACCACGCTGGAGCAGAAGACAAAGGTCCTGGAATCGCTGCACAACTCCAATACCACCTCCAATTCGGCCAGCCTGAGTGTCACCGAAGATGTCTCCGTCCATGGTGGCGGAAGTAGGCCACTAACCGCAGTGGGCTCGCCCTCGCATTCCTCTCTGACCGTTGAGGGTGTGGAGCGGGTCACCCAAATGCTGGATAGACACACGCGCGTTGAAGAGGCCGCCATTAAGCGGATCCGCGATCTGGagatgcaactgcagcagatgcGTTCCGGCTGTGTG GAGCTGCAACATGAGCGGGATTCCCTGCAGGGCCGCATAGATGAGCAGACCCTAAAGATATCCACACTGCACACGCGACTGGAGGAGCAGCGACAAAGGGCGGAACAACTGCATCGAGCTGGCACCTCTGACCTGAACACACGCGTCAACGAGCTGCAAGGAGAGGTGAAGAATCACATCGAGCAGCTGGCGGCCCGGGACAAGCAGATGGCCACCATGCgacagcaactgcaacgcaGCAAGGAGGAGATCACGCGCCTAGAGGCAGAGCTGACGGTGCTCACCAAACCCGATCGCACTGTGGTGGAACGTCTCCAGGTCGAGCTTCAAAGGAAGGGTGACGAGATTTGCAAGCTGAGGGAGAAGATACGCACGGAGATGATCAATCGATTGGCGGTGCCGGACCTGATGGAGACCATGTTGGCGGACAAGAACGATGAGATCGATCACCTGCGCGACCAGCTGGAGGCCAAGGAAAGAGAACTGCGGGTGGCTCATGAGAATGCCAGTCAGAACTCCTCGCCAGCAGCGGGCCCGGCTGAAAAGCAGGAAGCCAGTGCCAAGCTTAGTGCACGCACCCTCAGCGACATAGGATCGATTACCGAGTTCCCCGAGCCGGATGTGGATCGCCGAGCAGCCATGCTCAGTCTAAGTGCTCCCCTGCAGATGGGCGATGGTGCGGGCGGCTTTCTGCACCAGACAATG GAAACTTCCAAGGAGGCTGTGGCCAATCTCACGTACAAGCGCACTGATGATCTCAGTGGCTTTGCGGCTCCCTATCCGATCAACACGTTCGAGCATCCTCATTACTTCCAGGCCACGGGCATCACGGCCCAGAGCAGCGATGGTCTAACACCAGGTCTAGTGCCAAGACAGATCAACTTTTCCAATTTGACAGAGGATTCAAAGCTAAAAACGCCCAGTTTGCTGATGCGGACCCCGGAAATGCCGAAGACCACTACCCCCGGGGATgtacagcagctgcaaaagaagCTAACCGAACTGGAGCGacagaaggagcaacagcagagcgAAATGGAAGCGAAGCTATCTGATCTAgaaaagcagctgcagcagaaaaaggAGCAGTGGATCCGACACGACAAGACTCTGCGAGGTCACGAGGAGAGCGAGGAAAGGTATCGCCTGCGTATCGAGTCGCTTGAGTCAAGGATTCTGGAGGCGGCTGCCCAGGAGGCTGCCGAGAGGCAGAACCTACGCATGGAGCTGAACTGCGTGAGCGCGGCGCACCATCAGTGCGAAGATGCGGCGGCTGCAGGCAAGCGAGAGCTTGAGAAGCTCAACAGCGAGGTCAAGAAGAAGGCGGAGCACCTGCAGACTGCCCTCAGGCGGTGTGCTGACCTGGAACTCCAAGTTCAGACTCTGGAGCGGGACCTGGAGCGACTGAAGCATAGCGAAAATAGCTCCAAGCAGTACTCCGTGGATGAGATTGCACAACAGGTGGAGAAGGAGCTGAACTATTCGGCCCAGCTGGACTCAAGCATCCTTAAGGCCATTGAGAGCGAGGAAGAAAATAATCTggacaagaagcagcagcaaaaggaggcTCAAACGGAGGAGGAACACTCCCCGGGTACTGGAAATGGAACGGACGACGAGAACTTCACCGGAGAACGGGAATTGCTGAACCAGCTGGAAGCCTTCAAGACCCAGTTGGCTGTGGAACGTGACCAATGTGAGGCCTTAAGCAAGGAGCTGCTGAGCGAAAAGCAGCACTCGCAGGACATTCAAGAGCAGGACGTCGTCATTATCGAGGCCATGCGAAAGCGTTTGGAGACTGCCCTCGATGCCGAGGAAGTGCTGCACAAGCAGCTGGACCAGGAGCGCGAGCGATGTGAACGCCTTCAGACGCAACTTACCTCCCTCCAACGGGCCGAGAGTCGTCGCAACAGTTCGCTGCTCTCGAAGTCGCCCGGCGACTCGCCCCGCAAATCGCCACGTGCCGACTTCGAATCTGAGCTGGGAGAGCGCCTGCGTAGCGAGATAAAGCTGTTGGCTGCACAGAACGAGAGGGAGCGTGAGCGATCAGCGGATGCTCAGCGTAGCAGCGAGCGGGAGCGACAGCGCTACGAGAAAGAGTTGCAGGAACGAGTGGCCTACTGCGAGCGTCTGAAGCAGGAGATGGAGAAGCAGGCGCGCGACAAGGAGGCGGCAgaagtggagctggagcactTCAACGAGCGCCTCACGCTGCAAGCTAGTGAGATCCAGAGCCTCGAGGCGAGGCTGGTCACGCTGCAGGAGGCGGAGACCCGCAGGgccaacacacgcacacgccaGCACCAGGAAAACGTCAATCTGCATGCAGAAATTCACGAGTTGAAGTCAAAACTGTTGGCTGCGGAGGCCGAACGGGATTGTCTTGACCAGAAGGTCAACCACCTGCGCTCCGACGTGGGTCGATCCGGTCATCGCGAGGCCAAACTGGCCGAGGCCCTGGCACAAGCTAACGATCGGCTCGCTCACAGTACGGACGATACCGTGCCGGCGCAGTTCCTCCAAAAGATGAAGGAGATCAATACACTGCTGGCGGAGAACACCCAGGAGAACCGTCAGATGGCCGAGACAGTGCAGTATCTGGTGGGGGAGCGGATTGCTCTTCAGAGGAAGTGCGAAGAGCTTAGCGGGTCGGGCAGTGGTAACGTTGGAGAGCTTGAGGAGCGCTGCCGCCAGCTGCTCGGACGCTATCTGCGCGTTGAGTCTCATCGTAAGGCTTTGGTATATCAGAAAAGATATCTGAAACTAACTTTAGAGGGATACCAGGCCAGTGAGCAGCTTGCCCTGCGAACCATGGCCGGGGACGCACCGCAGCGAAAGTCCAAAAAGAAGTTTAA GACTGCTGCCCTAGCCATAATTGCCATACAACGCATCAAATATATTGGACGCATCTGGCTCACAGGAAAGCGGATTGTGAGCAAATCTGTTTTCACCATAACCCAGCAGAG AAACTCGCATGGCCTCAATCTGAATGTGCCGCCTCCCCAATCTCCACTGCCTGTGCCCAACTCGAACCTACCCACCAAAAACATCATTTCGGAGCGCCTCGGTTATGCGCCCATCTCTCCCCCTCTGGTCGACTTTAGCACCCTGCAGCCAATCGTGCTGTCACCTGACTACACTCTCCAGGAGCCAGCCCCTTCAATGCCCAAGAACCACAACAACCAGAGCAGTCTACCATCGCTGGCCAGGCTGGACTGGCCTACCATGCAGAAGCCAAGGCGCGCGCATGCTCGGCATCATTAG